ctcGATTATTACACATTGTCATTCCCCACTTGACACCTTCTTAGAAACTTGATTGTTGGATGCATTTTTCATTTGGCAAAAATCCAACGTGGCTTTGCGTGGGATGTCTAAGTGTCAGAAACAGCAGTGTTGACGTTCTGGTTTTGAGAgggaaaatatatatagagaTGCATACATTCCCTGGAAGAACAAATGTAGGAGACTGAAATAGGGTGTGCATGGAGTTAAGAAGGCTGATAGACACTACTTGGTTTTGAATTCTGTGGCTGTCAGCCACCGAAGACTGCGGTGTAGGCCAGAATATAAATCTCTGCAGGAAGAAGTTTGGTTAGGCACCACGAAATGACAGAGCCGGCTGCATTTTGTTCCAAGTGTATCAGAACAGACACAACCAAGGAGGGGCTCATTTGCAATAGGCAGTTCCCCGTGAATGACTACTTATGAGCATTTCCGTGAATGCTCTGTCAACAGAGGCACcgggggaagagaaaagaagcacCCTATTAAAATttacttccggggcgcctgggtggctcagtggttgagcgtccaaatcttgattttggctcaggtcacaatcccaggttcATTGtatcgagccctacgttgggctctgcgctgagtgtggaccttgcctgggattctctctctctccctctgcccctctcccgcacttgtgagcgtgctctctctctaaaataaaatttagaaaaattatttaaataaaagaaaataaaaatatacttccaTCTCTAACTCACCCAAGACCCTAGGTCTCCTTAGCTCTGTGATTTGCAAGGCCAAAATGAAGTTTAAGTATGTGTCATTCTAGGTCATCTGGAAGCTGGTTCACCGAGGCCATCTCAGAGGACCTGAGTGTGCCCAAGAAAGCAGCAAGCCTACCCAGAAGGGTATGCCTTAATGATCTTCACATCATCCACAGGGCGGTCCTGGGAGTTCGTTTCCACCATTCCTACTCGATTCACCATTCCTATACCCTGGCACACACGGCCGAAAATGGTGTGTTTGCCATCAAGCCACTGGGTAGGGGCTAGGGTCACAAAAAATTGGCTGCCGTTGGTGTCTGGCCCTGCATTGGCCATTGCGAGAATTCCGGCCCCTggtgggaaaaaggaagaaagagtatGAATAACCCCCAAAGTTCCAGCCTGGAGCGTGTTACACCATCCCAGACTTTGTTCTGGCCTCTGTCCTCAACCGCGTGACCCAAACAATCTTGCCCTCAGGGCAGGCTCTCCGCCTTTGCACCAAAGGCCATCACTGCACTACCCCAACAACCTCATCTTCCTGGTCTTCACCTACTCCCCAGCTTCTCTATCCATGATGATCCCCACCAACTGCTGGGCCATGTTCCTGATTCCCCTCCAAATCCCAGCAAGGTCTCCTCCTTCTCTGAGGAAAGCAGACTTTAGTTATAGTGCAGAACTACAGACACATGGTATATAAATATAACTCCCAGTTTATGACAGCAACATTCAACAATTAGAGGCTAGAACACTCAGGCCAGCACTCTGAATTGCTCAGGACCCTGAGAGAGGCGTCATCTTCTCTAATCCACCACGGCTCTTTGTGGCGCCATAGCTGGGCAGCGGCATGGCACCATGCCACGGTGTCAGGCATGCGCCCTGGATCACAGCCAAGGGCAAGTTTTTAAagtcctctccctcctcctaccCGGTCCGGCCAGACTCTTTACTTACCCGTGAATTTCAAGTCCGGATGAAGTTCATCTTCAAACTGCTTGCCATAGATAGATGCACCACCTCGACCTGCCAGATTAGAAGACAAGAAGCCAGTCACCTAGTCCCACGCTCTACCTCACGGCAAGAATTATGGTTCAGGGTCAAAAGATTCTTCAGAGTATACAAAAGGAAAGAGCAGTGAGCACACCTGGCCCCTGCTAAGTATATTGCAACTACGTAGCCCAGCAGCAGGATCAAGCACAGACATAGCACATTCGGATCACTGGTTTCATTCAGGTAAGACGTTTCTTTTCAAAATAGCACCAAGAGTGTTTTTTCCTGGTTATTAAAGTAATACGTGTTCACTGTCAAATATGCAGAAAGCATAGAACATTATCAATAGGACATTAAAGTCCCCTATAATCTAACTATCTACAGTTTAACTACCATTTATAATTTGATGGATTAagagatttcttaatttttaacttttttatgagCATTTTAGACAGGAGCGCCCCAAGCCTGAACCCGGTGCCCATCGCAGACATTGCTGATCAACCAACATTCCTCCCTGCTGAGCTTCGACGGGCCTCTGTGGCCTACCAACTCAGAACTGTAGGCAGCCATGTTTAATGGACCAGAGATGGCACAAGACTTAAGGAGCTACTCGCCGTCCTGAACCTAGATGAAGGAAAGTAACATTCATTTAAGTCAAAGATACCCAGCTTAAGGAAAACAGAGTGGAAAGTGGCAACGTGGC
The sequence above is a segment of the Prionailurus bengalensis isolate Pbe53 chromosome B2, Fcat_Pben_1.1_paternal_pri, whole genome shotgun sequence genome. Coding sequences within it:
- the PPIL1 gene encoding peptidyl-prolyl cis-trans isomerase-like 1, giving the protein MAAIPPDSWQPPNVYLETSMGIIVLELYWKHAPKTCKNFAELARRGYYNGTKFHRIIKDFMIQGGDPTGTGRGGASIYGKQFEDELHPDLKFTGAGILAMANAGPDTNGSQFFVTLAPTQWLDGKHTIFGRVCQGIGMVNRVGMVETNSQDRPVDDVKIIKAYPSG